In Brassica napus cultivar Da-Ae chromosome C2, Da-Ae, whole genome shotgun sequence, the sequence CATGTGGTATCATTTTACaggttttttaattttaatttttaaaattattaataactaaattatgtacaaaaataataataaaaatattagtgaggTATTCTAATTGCCATTTTACCACTAATGATGCCCTAACAATGTGATCTCAGAATTCTATTCATTATTGTTTCTTATAATATAGTTTTCAATCCACCATGATTTTTAAAtgcttcataaaattaatataaatttatataaaacagttttattattaacttcccgcccgtagggcgggccgatcctagtttttttataaaaagatgttGATAGTCATAAAACCATATGATTAGgaactttatttaataaatagctatattaaaaatatagtatatatctatgttaatatcatttaaatttaattacatatgaTAGATAAAAtggattgttttgatttatttaccataaatTAATTCTTAATAAACGAGAGTGactgtttgatttatatgcgcgcaccaatttaattatatacgtaatagttatCAATTTctcaattattcaatatatatttattattttataatatgtataaTAACATAAAATGAGTAATAgtacataaatataatttgtatataaaatattaattatgcgcaaagcgcggatcttaatctagtaaTCACAGGAAAGGGGTATCTAGCTAAATATGGagccagttaaaaaaaaatctagctaATTATGGTCTCCATTGTGTATACGAGCCCcagtttctatttaaaaaagtATCATATACATGTAGTAAAAATCGAATTCCCTAGATATTAATTCTTAACTTTAATACAAGTTGTTTCATtgacatattatatataaataaataatacacaCGAGAAGActaattaattagtatataaactATAGTCTATACTTAAAGTAAGAAGAAATTGAATGGAGATTCGATTAAATAGTGGAAGAATTCGTCCTTTGTAGATTCTCTTGCTTACGCCTCCATGGAATCACTTGCTTAAACCCTTCGTAAACCCTTGCCTGCGTTTTTAAATATCGAATAATTGGGTTACCTCATAaccaaaaaacgaaaaaaatgtattattatGTCTtcattattttaagattttgacaataaagtaaataaataattatggaTTTGTGAAAAGTATGTAACTTTTCATTTTTCTGGCTGAAAAAAGAGAACTAAACTTACCAAGAAGTCTGACTTTGTTGCATGAGAGAGATTAAAAAGGTTTCCTTTCCTTTTAAGACGTCTGAAAAGCTTCACTGTTGTACCGCCGTCGCCGGCGAATTCATATCCTCCTCCAGCCCAATCCTTCCGGCAATCACAGCCGCCGTCTCTAAAACGTGAAAAGTCATATATACCCTCAGACAACTCTTTGCAATTCCCTAAACTTCCCCATCTACTTGACCCAAACGGTCTCATTTCCTCCAGCGCCGGGACACCTCTCAACTTCCTGATCACAGCCGCCGATCTCGGTAGCGACAGTGAACGGCGACGCAAATCGTATGGACCGTCGAGAACAGTGGTCGGAGAAGGCTCGTTTGCCGTAGACGATTTACAAGCTTCTCCTGGCAAAAGAAGCGGAGGAGGAAGGTCCAAGCATCTCGCAACTCCTCTGTTTCCTCTGGTCTGGTTCGTTCTCGGCGGTTTTCTAGCGGAAGAACGAGGCTTTCCGGGAGCTTCTTCCCATAGAAAAGGAACAGAACCGGGGATGTTAACGGGCGGTGTAGCTAATCCCGGAGTTTCGTATGGTCTGTTCATTGGATATGAAAACAGAGGAAGCTTGGGCGTTGAACAGAACCGATCTTCATCTTTAGTAAAACCCATGTCTTTGTGTTCTTGTAATGATACCCAATAACTTTTTTGACGTTATATGAAATGGGTTGGGATTAAGTAGACGAAAAAGAAAACCTTAATAGGGAGTGGATTCATTTGAACATTAAAAAGGAAAAGTTAAGGAGGATGTATAATGGGAGAGAAGACATGAagcagaagaaaagaaaatatttaaaaatgaactgaattaaaataaatgtaacgCTCCTCTTTTGTGTGCTTTCTTGTTCACGAGGGAAGGTATGacgtttttgtttgttaataaTTGAAAACGATATAACAACTCTGGAATAATACAAATCCCTTCAATATATGAAAATTTGACGATAAGAGTATGATTAACGATTAGGTTACAAAACGTTACATTTTGTGGGCATTTCAGCGTTATCACACTACACATGGTTTGTTTTGAGGCAGTTAGTCTTTTGAGTTTTGAGATTTGTATTGTTTGGGTAATCCTAATGGACGTTGACGAGTACGTATTGATGAGGACGTACATGGACAAACGGTCAATTTGGCTTAGGGTGTGAAGAAGTCAAAGCTAGCTCTTTCATTGTTTAatcactctctctctttttcttttgtcgttGTGTCAGTTATGTTTGTAGCGACTTTTGTGTAGAAAGGAGTGCGAAAATTAGGACAATCATGCGCATCTCCTGACTCTTCGCCTTCCCTTGCTTTCATCTTTCATGCACACATATAAACTGATGTATTATGTATACTAGGGGTATAGCCCCCGCGCAAGCGTGGAGCCGGATAAGTTATTGATCGTTATGTAGTTTTGTGTACGGGATTTTGTCGTTTATTTATTCACTTTTGTTTTTCCGTGTTGTATATAATGGTGATGAACATAACATTTGGAAGTCACACAGTTTGACTAAGTTGATATAAGAATGACCGGCGAATTCATATGCATTATTTTCGTAATGATTTGATCGACCATTAGCTTTATCAGCGCTTTCATGTTCAAAAGATAAAGTTTATGAAGTTGTTTAGTATTTACTTAGGTAGTTGttagtatataaaacaaatagtataagtaacaaaatataaaatttgaattcaaaaaattaaataatttatcaaacaataaattaaattattttcttattttacctaaa encodes:
- the LOC111201883 gene encoding uncharacterized protein LOC111201883, translated to MGFTKDEDRFCSTPKLPLFSYPMNRPYETPGLATPPVNIPGSVPFLWEEAPGKPRSSARKPPRTNQTRGNRGVARCLDLPPPLLLPGEACKSSTANEPSPTTVLDGPYDLRRRSLSLPRSAAVIRKLRGVPALEEMRPFGSSRWGSLGNCKELSEGIYDFSRFRDGGCDCRKDWAGGGYEFAGDGGTTVKLFRRLKRKGNLFNLSHATKSDFLARVYEGFKQVIPWRRKQENLQRTNSSTI